The Aliiroseovarius pelagivivens genome contains a region encoding:
- a CDS encoding cell wall hydrolase, with the protein MSSLTPALASDSEPGSNPFGAALMQEHSGLGAMGSEKLSAISVLPEAPKPAPEGFERSVAWLSAQPVPKQDAEWTCLTEALYFEARGETVQGQFAVAEVILNRVDHPRFPNSICGVIHQGTGKKYACQFTYTCDGREEVIHEKAIHDRLGRIARTMIDGAPRDLTFGATHYHTTAVAPRWASRFQKTASIGVHRFYRMPG; encoded by the coding sequence ATGAGCTCTCTCACACCTGCTTTGGCATCGGATTCGGAACCCGGGTCGAACCCCTTTGGGGCCGCCCTGATGCAAGAGCATTCAGGTCTTGGCGCGATGGGAAGCGAGAAGCTGAGCGCGATCTCGGTGCTTCCGGAAGCCCCCAAACCTGCGCCTGAAGGCTTCGAGCGGTCGGTCGCGTGGTTGTCAGCGCAACCTGTCCCGAAACAGGATGCCGAATGGACCTGTCTGACTGAAGCGCTGTATTTCGAAGCCCGCGGTGAAACTGTGCAAGGCCAATTCGCCGTGGCCGAGGTGATCCTGAACCGCGTCGATCACCCGCGCTTTCCAAACTCGATCTGTGGGGTGATCCATCAGGGAACAGGGAAGAAATACGCCTGCCAGTTCACCTATACGTGTGACGGACGAGAAGAAGTCATTCACGAAAAAGCCATCCATGACCGGTTGGGGCGCATTGCGCGCACAATGATAGATGGCGCGCCACGTGACCTGACGTTTGGGGCCACGCATTACCACACAACAGCCGTAGCGCCGCGCTGGGCCAGCCGGTTCCAGAAAACCGCCTCAATTGGGGTGCACCGCTTCTATCGGATGCCCGGCTAA
- a CDS encoding DMT family transporter, with protein MTDNPTTRDWAGVIALGLIWGGTFMVVAIALEGYGPVTVATARTTLGAVALLGLVLATGRRLPGWNGALWWSISIIGILSTALPFMLLSWGQQYVPSAFAGLSMAAIPLMVLPLAHFFSDEPLNLRKFIGVTLGFCGALVLIGPGLAQLGQGTEPLAQLACIGAAFCYSVASILTRRCPPIDPVVLAALTLVVGSVILFPIMLATEGWPEWESTRSGLAIVALGLLPTALATLLRVAIILSAGSVFMTLVNYQVPAWSMVFGAWILSEALPLRFFAALALILTGLAISQWFSLRRMLLGD; from the coding sequence ATGACCGACAACCCCACAACTCGTGACTGGGCGGGCGTTATAGCCCTAGGCCTGATCTGGGGCGGTACCTTCATGGTCGTGGCCATCGCGCTGGAAGGCTATGGCCCCGTCACCGTCGCCACGGCGCGCACCACGCTTGGGGCGGTTGCGCTGTTGGGATTGGTTCTGGCGACAGGACGTCGCCTGCCCGGATGGAATGGCGCGTTGTGGTGGTCGATCTCGATCATCGGCATACTGTCCACCGCGTTGCCTTTCATGCTGCTCAGCTGGGGGCAGCAATACGTACCATCGGCTTTCGCTGGACTATCAATGGCCGCAATCCCCTTGATGGTGCTGCCCTTGGCGCATTTCTTCTCGGACGAGCCATTGAACCTGCGCAAATTTATCGGGGTCACGTTGGGGTTCTGCGGCGCGCTGGTTCTGATTGGACCGGGGCTGGCCCAGCTTGGACAAGGCACCGAACCCTTGGCACAACTGGCCTGTATCGGAGCCGCGTTTTGCTATTCCGTAGCGTCGATCCTGACCCGCCGCTGCCCACCGATTGATCCGGTGGTTCTGGCAGCGCTGACCCTTGTTGTCGGGTCGGTGATCCTGTTCCCCATTATGCTTGCGACCGAAGGTTGGCCCGAATGGGAGAGTACCCGTTCCGGCCTGGCCATCGTCGCTTTGGGACTGTTGCCCACGGCGCTGGCAACATTGCTGCGGGTCGCCATTATCCTTAGCGCGGGATCGGTCTTCATGACACTGGTGAACTACCAAGTGCCCGCATGGTCGATGGTCTTCGGGGCATGGATCCTGTCCGAGGCCCTGCCCCTGCGCTTCTTCGCGGCGCTCGCGCTGATCTTGACCGGGCTGGCCATCAGCCAGTGGTTCAGTCTGCGTCGTATGCTGCTAGGCGACTGA
- a CDS encoding Lrp/AsnC family transcriptional regulator, protein MLDDLDRRILRQMQADPGLAGAELADRVGLSAARLSRRIERLRDQKILRGPRAVINWRALGYEVEVSLRVTLDKTQPRAFDDFIEAARAIREVIEIQTFVGRVDVRLSVIARDMPHYQGIYRDQILSLPHIADIEALMHVARIKSDESLPL, encoded by the coding sequence ATGTTAGACGATCTCGATAGACGCATTCTTAGGCAGATGCAGGCGGATCCGGGCTTGGCCGGGGCTGAACTGGCAGACCGGGTGGGTCTGTCTGCAGCGCGCCTATCGCGCCGGATTGAGCGCCTGCGCGATCAGAAGATCCTGCGAGGTCCGCGCGCGGTGATCAATTGGCGTGCCTTAGGGTACGAGGTCGAGGTCAGCCTGCGCGTGACGCTCGACAAGACACAGCCCCGCGCCTTTGATGATTTCATCGAGGCCGCTCGCGCGATTCGGGAAGTAATCGAGATCCAGACATTCGTCGGTCGTGTGGACGTACGCCTGTCCGTCATCGCGCGGGACATGCCGCATTATCAGGGCATCTATCGTGACCAGATCCTGTCATTGCCCCATATCGCGGATATCGAAGCGTTGATGCATGTGGCGCGGATCAAGTCGGATGAAAGCCTGCCGCTATGA
- a CDS encoding dihydroneopterin aldolase: MTEASLAFSDLDARARAMAGDVPADRISVRDHVVDVEIGAFQAERGVTQRLSFSVVVEVSDHGGAETDDVDDILSYDTITEAIMAELEAERLNLLETLAERIAQRLLLSPQPQRVFVRIEKLDRGPGKLGVEIVRDRASGDADVEAQDAPAPILAFLSSTALTAEALPTFLDQFEEDGVPTILVVDADLPLMQDSWAARNIVLLQADQAAWQLASIDPRVVPVGTRTELDWGLKNEQLSVWAPSKMVLDAVDAPISINLVDLTLWFAQQVQACQILWVGCDAPDTPGISSHSVMLEDLS; this comes from the coding sequence ATGACCGAGGCCAGTCTGGCATTTTCTGATTTGGATGCGCGCGCGCGCGCCATGGCTGGGGACGTCCCTGCAGATCGTATTTCCGTGCGCGATCACGTTGTCGACGTGGAAATTGGTGCTTTTCAGGCCGAACGCGGTGTCACGCAACGTCTGAGCTTCAGCGTTGTGGTCGAGGTTTCTGACCACGGTGGCGCGGAAACAGACGATGTGGATGACATCCTGTCCTATGACACGATCACTGAAGCGATCATGGCCGAACTCGAGGCCGAGCGCCTGAACCTGCTGGAAACCTTGGCCGAGCGCATTGCACAGCGGCTTTTGCTGTCGCCGCAGCCTCAGCGCGTGTTTGTACGGATCGAAAAGCTGGACCGTGGCCCCGGAAAGCTGGGGGTCGAGATTGTCCGCGATCGTGCAAGCGGTGATGCCGATGTCGAGGCGCAAGATGCCCCAGCTCCGATCCTGGCTTTCCTGTCATCGACCGCCTTGACCGCAGAGGCTCTGCCGACTTTTCTTGATCAGTTTGAAGAAGATGGTGTGCCGACTATTTTGGTTGTCGATGCAGATCTGCCTCTGATGCAGGACAGCTGGGCCGCGCGCAATATCGTGCTTCTTCAGGCGGATCAGGCGGCGTGGCAGCTGGCATCCATTGACCCCCGTGTGGTGCCGGTCGGAACTCGGACCGAGCTGGATTGGGGCCTGAAAAATGAACAACTGAGCGTCTGGGCACCGTCCAAGATGGTGCTGGATGCAGTGGATGCGCCGATTTCGATCAACCTTGTGGATCTGACACTTTGGTTCGCGCAGCAGGTGCAGGCCTGCCAGATTCTGTGGGTGGGTTGCGACGCACCCGACACGCCGGGCATCTCTTCGCATTCTGTCATGTTGGAGGACCTGTCATGA
- a CDS encoding aminotransferase class V-fold PLP-dependent enzyme: MSALLPDIDPDGMLEFSVVFTDRSLNHMSKAFQGVMTDISATLKEVYNADAVALVPGGGTYGMEAVARQFATGKRVMVIRNGFFSFRWSQIFEMGAIPSAETVMKARRVGNAPDAPFVPAPIDEVVAKIRDEKPDVVFAPHVETASGMILPDDYLSAVADAVHGVGGIFVLDCIASGCAWVDMKATGVDVLISAPQKGWSAQPSAGIVMMNDTARDMAKAATSTSFAVDLGKWLSIMEAYEGGGHAYHATMPTDALRAFRDTMLETKEYGFEKLRDAQWEQGRRVRALLAENGIKSVAAEGFEAPGVVVSYTADPDIKAGKAFAAEGVQIAAGVPLMVDEGDDYSSFRLGLFGLDKLYDVDASVARLEDALKKVL, from the coding sequence ATGTCCGCACTTCTGCCCGATATCGACCCCGATGGAATGCTTGAATTCTCGGTCGTGTTTACCGACCGGTCCTTGAACCACATGTCCAAAGCCTTTCAGGGTGTGATGACGGACATCTCAGCCACGTTGAAAGAAGTCTACAACGCTGACGCCGTGGCCCTTGTTCCCGGTGGTGGCACCTATGGGATGGAGGCCGTCGCGCGTCAGTTCGCGACTGGTAAGCGTGTGATGGTCATCCGAAACGGGTTCTTCTCGTTCCGCTGGAGCCAGATTTTCGAGATGGGCGCGATCCCGTCGGCTGAAACCGTGATGAAGGCGCGTCGTGTGGGCAATGCACCGGATGCACCATTTGTACCTGCCCCGATCGACGAAGTTGTGGCGAAAATCCGGGACGAAAAGCCAGATGTCGTGTTCGCCCCGCATGTGGAAACCGCGTCGGGCATGATCCTGCCGGATGACTATCTTAGTGCCGTAGCCGACGCCGTGCATGGCGTGGGCGGGATCTTCGTCTTGGACTGCATCGCCTCGGGCTGTGCTTGGGTCGACATGAAGGCGACTGGCGTGGATGTGCTGATCTCGGCCCCGCAAAAGGGGTGGTCGGCGCAACCGTCTGCCGGGATCGTCATGATGAACGACACCGCGCGGGATATGGCGAAAGCTGCGACTTCGACCTCGTTCGCGGTGGATCTGGGTAAGTGGCTGTCGATCATGGAGGCCTATGAAGGCGGCGGGCATGCCTATCACGCGACAATGCCCACCGATGCGCTGCGCGCCTTCCGCGATACCATGCTGGAAACCAAGGAATACGGGTTCGAAAAGCTGCGTGATGCCCAGTGGGAGCAAGGCCGCCGCGTACGCGCCTTGTTGGCCGAGAACGGCATCAAATCTGTGGCCGCCGAAGGGTTCGAGGCACCCGGAGTGGTCGTATCTTATACCGCAGATCCCGACATCAAGGCGGGCAAGGCCTTCGCAGCCGAGGGTGTGCAGATCGCGGCGGGCGTGCCCCTGATGGTCGATGAGGGCGACGACTATTCGTCTTTCCGCTTGGGCCTTTTCGGGCTCGATAAGCTTTACGATGTCGATGCCAGCGTGGCCCGGCTTGAGGATGCGCTGAAGAAAGTTCTTTAA
- the folP gene encoding dihydropteroate synthase, with the protein MSHRMQPIARSGRPFSGQSLCGSESLWFDQALQRQRGAEVQTVDLADLDDAAVQRLSAPRPTLCGLTQDQPRLMGILNVTPDSFSDGGELDTIEAAVTRARQMAGDTDILDIGGESTRPGAEEVDIQEEIQRTAPVIEAIRAAGVTTPISIDTRKARVAEAALNAGADIVNDVSAFTFDPELADLVAERDVPVCLMHSQGRPEDMQNDPRYDDVLFDVMDYLEERISFAEGKGIKRERIITDPGIGFGKTLEHNVTLLRNLSLLHDLGLPVLLGVSRKRFIGTIGQAEVARDRVAGSVAVAMHGIAQGMQILRVHDTFETRQALRLHAAMTEKK; encoded by the coding sequence ATGAGCCACCGCATGCAACCCATCGCCCGCTCCGGCCGTCCGTTTTCCGGGCAATCTTTGTGCGGCAGCGAAAGTCTGTGGTTCGATCAAGCGCTGCAGCGTCAGCGCGGCGCCGAGGTGCAGACGGTTGATCTGGCCGATCTGGATGACGCTGCGGTTCAACGCCTTAGCGCCCCTCGCCCGACGCTCTGCGGTCTGACGCAGGATCAGCCACGTTTGATGGGCATTTTGAACGTGACGCCCGACAGTTTCTCGGATGGAGGGGAGCTGGATACGATTGAGGCCGCAGTTACCCGCGCGCGTCAGATGGCGGGGGACACCGACATTCTGGACATCGGCGGGGAAAGCACCCGGCCCGGTGCGGAAGAAGTCGATATTCAGGAAGAAATTCAGCGCACCGCACCCGTGATCGAAGCGATCCGTGCAGCGGGTGTTACCACGCCAATCTCGATCGACACGCGCAAAGCCCGCGTGGCCGAGGCCGCGTTGAATGCGGGTGCGGATATCGTGAACGACGTGTCGGCCTTTACCTTCGATCCGGAACTTGCGGATCTTGTGGCCGAACGCGACGTCCCCGTCTGCCTGATGCATTCTCAGGGGCGTCCCGAGGATATGCAGAACGACCCGCGCTATGACGATGTGCTGTTCGACGTGATGGATTATCTGGAGGAACGGATCAGCTTTGCGGAGGGCAAGGGCATCAAGCGTGAGCGGATTATTACCGATCCCGGCATCGGGTTTGGTAAGACTCTGGAACACAATGTGACTTTGCTGCGTAACCTGTCGCTGTTACATGATCTGGGTCTTCCGGTACTGCTGGGCGTCTCGCGCAAGCGTTTCATCGGCACCATTGGGCAGGCAGAAGTGGCCCGCGATAGGGTTGCCGGATCCGTAGCCGTTGCGATGCATGGCATTGCGCAGGGCATGCAGATCTTGCGGGTCCATGATACATTTGAAACACGGCAGGCTTTGCGCCTTCACGCAGCCATGACCGAAAAAAAGTAA
- the ppdK gene encoding pyruvate, phosphate dikinase — translation MQNNQTSGFTEITPTAEIETSLHGGRAKCLQRLIRLDMPVPRTVALDFGSVHGVSAGELPDLDAMLALFGPDPLVSVRPSSEDPDWGGPGAILNIGMNDKVHAHLVNSHGETAANALYLRFIQSYAVHVGRLDPDEFDALTTPSADTLREALDLYEEETDEYFPQDPKVQLAEILRSMARAWEGTTARLLRQAKGAPADAGLGLVVQQMVLGVGQGICGSGVIQFVNGTTGHREIRGRYLCKSQGRDALADAEDRDVMYLTKDPRGRSIEEVLPQSFADLVRYGEFCRARLREEMEIEFTIENEQLFILDAVRVPRSERANVRIAVGLAKDDIITRSDAVMRIPPRALAELLHSQVDPDGKRDHFASGIAASPGAATGKMVFNARAAQTLASQGENCILVRRETSPEDIRGMHAAKGILTIRGGITSHAAVIARGLGLPCVVGAGDLTLDKRNGKLRSAEGRELREGDVITIDGSAGEALVGAVDMMSPELGESFQTLMTWADEFRDIGVRANADTPPDARNARMFAAEGIGLCRTEHMFIDDDRLLAMREMIFADHTDDRRAALDRLLPMQRADFTELFEIMQGQPVCIRLFDPPLHEFLPHGREGLRELAEALDLPLKDVERRVAGLREFNPMLGMRGVRLGVTVPEIYDMQARAIFEATVEASKSGAPVVPEVMIPLVSAKREVEIVKARVDAVAAAVRIEQGADFTYRLGVMVETPRAALRAGEIAQHASFMSFGTNDLTQMTYGLSRDDAGRFMGEYVSQGVYEEDPFHMLDADGVGELLEIGAERGRAENDDLTLSICGEHGGNPESIRFCRDAGFDYVSCSPFRVPVARLAAAHLAITSPKPSKP, via the coding sequence GTGCAGAATAATCAGACTTCAGGATTTACGGAGATCACCCCGACCGCAGAGATCGAGACGTCTCTGCATGGCGGGCGGGCCAAGTGTCTGCAACGGTTGATCCGTCTGGATATGCCGGTGCCACGTACGGTGGCTCTTGATTTTGGTTCTGTACACGGTGTCTCGGCCGGGGAATTGCCCGATCTGGACGCGATGTTGGCGCTGTTTGGACCTGATCCGCTGGTGTCCGTGCGTCCGTCCTCGGAAGATCCGGATTGGGGCGGGCCGGGGGCCATTCTGAACATCGGCATGAATGACAAGGTCCATGCGCATCTGGTTAATTCCCACGGGGAAACCGCGGCCAATGCGCTATACCTGCGGTTCATTCAGTCATATGCGGTGCATGTCGGGCGTCTGGACCCGGACGAATTTGACGCCCTGACCACCCCTTCTGCCGACACGCTGCGCGAAGCTTTGGATCTTTATGAGGAAGAGACCGACGAGTATTTTCCGCAAGACCCCAAAGTTCAGTTGGCGGAGATCCTGCGCTCGATGGCGCGGGCTTGGGAAGGCACGACAGCACGGCTTTTGCGTCAAGCCAAGGGGGCACCTGCAGATGCCGGGCTTGGGCTTGTCGTGCAGCAAATGGTTTTGGGTGTCGGGCAGGGGATTTGCGGGTCTGGCGTGATCCAGTTTGTGAACGGCACCACTGGGCACCGTGAAATTCGTGGACGTTACCTGTGCAAAAGTCAGGGGCGTGATGCGCTGGCAGATGCGGAAGATCGCGACGTCATGTATTTGACCAAAGATCCGCGCGGTCGGTCGATCGAAGAAGTCCTGCCGCAGAGTTTCGCAGACCTCGTCCGCTATGGCGAGTTCTGCCGCGCCCGCCTGCGCGAAGAGATGGAGATTGAGTTCACCATCGAGAACGAACAGCTGTTCATTCTGGACGCTGTACGGGTGCCGCGGTCTGAACGGGCCAATGTTCGTATCGCTGTCGGGTTGGCAAAAGATGACATCATAACCCGCTCTGACGCAGTTATGCGCATCCCACCCCGGGCCTTGGCCGAGCTTTTGCACAGTCAGGTTGACCCTGACGGCAAGCGCGATCACTTCGCAAGCGGCATCGCCGCCAGTCCGGGTGCGGCCACGGGTAAGATGGTATTCAACGCTCGTGCGGCGCAGACTTTGGCATCGCAAGGTGAAAACTGTATTCTGGTGCGCCGCGAAACCAGCCCCGAAGATATTCGCGGGATGCATGCCGCCAAAGGTATTCTGACCATTCGTGGAGGGATCACCAGCCACGCAGCGGTAATTGCACGTGGCCTTGGCCTTCCGTGTGTGGTTGGGGCCGGCGACCTGACACTGGACAAGCGAAACGGCAAGCTTCGCTCGGCGGAAGGTAGGGAGCTTCGTGAAGGTGATGTGATCACCATTGATGGCAGTGCTGGCGAGGCCTTGGTTGGCGCCGTCGATATGATGTCGCCGGAACTGGGTGAAAGCTTCCAGACCTTGATGACATGGGCGGATGAGTTTCGTGATATCGGGGTGCGTGCCAACGCTGATACACCGCCGGACGCACGCAACGCACGAATGTTCGCCGCCGAAGGAATCGGCCTGTGCCGGACTGAGCATATGTTCATCGACGATGACCGACTTTTGGCCATGCGCGAGATGATCTTTGCCGATCACACGGATGACCGTCGGGCGGCGCTTGACCGCCTGTTGCCCATGCAGCGCGCCGACTTCACCGAGCTGTTCGAAATCATGCAGGGCCAACCGGTCTGCATCCGTCTGTTCGACCCACCCCTGCACGAGTTCCTGCCCCATGGCCGCGAAGGCCTGCGCGAACTTGCCGAAGCGTTGGACCTGCCTTTGAAGGATGTCGAGCGCCGCGTGGCTGGCCTGCGCGAGTTCAATCCCATGCTTGGGATGCGCGGGGTGCGCCTTGGTGTGACCGTGCCCGAGATCTATGACATGCAGGCCCGAGCCATCTTTGAGGCAACCGTCGAAGCGTCAAAATCCGGCGCGCCTGTCGTGCCCGAGGTGATGATCCCCCTTGTGTCTGCCAAGCGCGAGGTCGAGATCGTGAAGGCTCGTGTTGATGCGGTCGCCGCTGCTGTAAGGATCGAACAGGGTGCTGACTTTACCTATCGCTTGGGTGTGATGGTGGAAACGCCACGTGCTGCCCTGCGCGCAGGTGAAATTGCGCAGCATGCTTCATTTATGTCCTTCGGTACCAATGACTTGACCCAGATGACCTATGGCCTGTCGCGCGATGATGCGGGACGTTTCATGGGCGAATACGTGTCTCAGGGTGTTTATGAAGAAGACCCGTTTCACATGCTGGATGCCGATGGTGTCGGTGAGCTGCTAGAGATCGGCGCGGAAAGAGGGCGGGCCGAGAATGACGACCTGACGCTGTCGATTTGCGGCGAGCATGGCGGTAATCCCGAAAGCATCCGCTTCTGTCGTGACGCAGGCTTTGACTATGTCTCGTGCTCGCCATTCCGGGTGCCGGTGGCACGACTGGCCGCGGCGCATTTGGCGATTACCTCGCCAAAGCCAAGCAAGCCCTGA
- a CDS encoding Lrp/AsnC family transcriptional regulator, translating to MTEFDEIDLALLRLLAEDATQSAGALGREVGLSQPAAWRRIKRLTDHGVIAGRRLDLDREALGFGVTVFLGVKLATKGRISLDDFERAVSAIPEVQTVEHVLGLYDYRLRVVARDISDFERVLRRRIMTMPGVGDVEANVLLSEERRPGPI from the coding sequence ATGACAGAGTTTGACGAGATCGATCTGGCCCTGCTGCGCCTGCTGGCCGAGGATGCCACCCAATCCGCTGGCGCCTTGGGACGCGAGGTCGGGTTAAGCCAGCCCGCTGCATGGCGCCGCATCAAGCGCCTGACGGATCACGGGGTGATTGCAGGACGGCGGCTGGATTTGGATCGCGAGGCTCTGGGCTTCGGTGTGACCGTGTTTCTGGGTGTAAAACTCGCCACAAAGGGCCGCATCAGCTTGGATGACTTCGAGCGCGCTGTGTCTGCCATTCCCGAAGTGCAAACGGTCGAACATGTGCTGGGACTGTATGACTACCGCTTACGCGTGGTCGCCCGCGACATTTCAGATTTCGAACGTGTTCTGCGACGCCGGATCATGACCATGCCCGGAGTAGGTGACGTGGAGGCCAACGTGCTGTTGTCTGAAGAACGTCGACCTGGGCCGATTTGA
- the glmM gene encoding phosphoglucosamine mutase, translated as MVEKLFGTDGVRGLANSWPMTAEMALKLGAAAGRHFRRDHSNGHRVVIGKDTRLSGYMLENALTAGLTSTGMNVLLLGPVPTPAVGRATHSMRADLGIMISASHNPFHDNGIKFFGPDGFKLSDEDEAEIERMVHEGVDPVQPQNIGRAKRIEEARQRYTEYLKTTFPQHKRLNGIKVVIDCANGAAYRAAPDALWELGAEIIPVGVSPDGTNINKGCGSTDTALAARTVVENGADLGICLDGDADRIMIIDEKGQVADGDQLMALFATHWASEGRLSGGKLVATVMSNLGLERHLAAQGLELLRTKVGDRHVVEAMRAGGYNLGGEQSGHIVMTDYATTGDGLLAGLQFLACMLETGKPASELCQVFDAVPQLLKNVRYTLGQTPLEADSVRAAIADAEVRLNGKGRLLIRKSGTEPLIRVMAECEDDALLVQVVDGIVSEVDAVI; from the coding sequence ATGGTCGAAAAACTCTTCGGAACCGACGGAGTGCGTGGGCTGGCAAATTCCTGGCCCATGACAGCAGAGATGGCATTGAAACTGGGGGCCGCTGCGGGTCGCCACTTCCGCCGTGATCACTCCAACGGGCACCGGGTGGTGATCGGCAAGGACACGCGGCTGTCAGGCTATATGCTGGAAAACGCGCTGACGGCGGGGTTGACCTCGACCGGGATGAACGTGCTGCTGCTGGGTCCGGTGCCAACGCCTGCCGTTGGGCGCGCGACCCATTCGATGCGGGCGGACTTGGGGATCATGATCTCGGCCTCGCACAACCCTTTCCACGACAACGGGATTAAGTTTTTCGGCCCCGACGGCTTCAAACTGTCGGACGAAGACGAAGCTGAAATCGAACGCATGGTGCACGAGGGCGTCGATCCGGTGCAGCCTCAAAACATCGGCCGCGCCAAACGGATCGAGGAAGCCCGCCAGCGCTATACCGAATATCTGAAAACCACCTTCCCGCAGCATAAGCGTCTGAACGGGATTAAGGTTGTGATCGACTGCGCCAACGGGGCGGCCTATCGCGCAGCGCCTGACGCGCTGTGGGAGCTTGGGGCCGAGATCATCCCTGTGGGGGTCTCGCCAGATGGCACCAACATCAACAAAGGCTGCGGGTCGACCGACACCGCGTTGGCTGCGCGCACCGTGGTGGAAAACGGCGCGGATCTGGGCATTTGTCTGGATGGTGACGCGGATCGCATCATGATCATCGACGAGAAAGGCCAAGTGGCTGACGGAGATCAGCTTATGGCGCTGTTCGCCACGCACTGGGCGTCTGAAGGACGCTTGAGCGGTGGTAAACTGGTTGCGACAGTGATGTCGAACCTCGGATTGGAACGTCATTTGGCGGCACAGGGGTTGGAGCTTCTGCGCACTAAAGTGGGCGACCGCCATGTGGTCGAGGCGATGCGCGCAGGTGGTTATAATCTGGGCGGCGAACAGTCTGGCCATATCGTGATGACGGACTACGCGACCACGGGTGATGGCCTGTTGGCTGGCTTGCAGTTCCTTGCCTGTATGCTGGAAACCGGCAAGCCCGCGTCCGAGCTGTGTCAGGTCTTCGACGCCGTTCCTCAGCTTCTGAAAAACGTTCGCTACACCTTGGGCCAGACTCCGCTTGAAGCTGATAGCGTCAGGGCTGCAATTGCAGATGCCGAAGTTCGGCTGAACGGCAAAGGTCGGCTTTTGATCCGTAAATCCGGCACGGAACCTCTGATCCGCGTGATGGCGGAATGCGAGGATGACGCCCTGTTGGTTCAGGTCGTGGATGGCATCGTGTCCGAGGTCGATGCGGTGATCTAG
- the ilvC gene encoding ketol-acid reductoisomerase, translating into MRVYYDRDCDINLIKDKKVAILGYGSQGHAHALNLRDSGAKNLVVALREGSASAKKAQAEGLEVMGIAEAAAWCDVIMFTMPDELQAETYKKYVHDNIKPGAAIAFAHGLNVHFGLIEPKEGVDVIMMAPKGPGHTVRGEYVKGGGVPCLVAVDTDATGKALEIGLSYCSAIGGGRSGVIETNFREECETDLFGEQAVLCGGIVELIRCGFETLVEAGYAPEMAYFECLHETKLIVDLIYEGGIANMDYSISNTAEYGQYVTGPRILPYEATKKAMKESLEDIQTGKFVRDFMLENAVGQPTIKASRRHNDEHQIEVVGKKLRDMMPWISAGKLVDQEKN; encoded by the coding sequence ATGCGCGTTTACTACGATCGCGATTGCGACATTAACCTGATCAAAGACAAAAAAGTTGCCATCCTGGGCTACGGCTCGCAAGGCCACGCCCACGCGCTGAACCTGCGCGACTCGGGTGCCAAGAACCTTGTTGTTGCCCTGCGCGAAGGCTCGGCATCGGCCAAGAAGGCACAAGCTGAAGGTCTGGAAGTCATGGGCATCGCCGAAGCAGCTGCTTGGTGCGACGTCATCATGTTCACCATGCCCGACGAACTGCAGGCTGAGACCTACAAGAAATACGTTCACGACAACATCAAGCCGGGCGCAGCAATTGCATTCGCTCACGGCCTGAACGTTCACTTCGGCCTGATCGAGCCGAAAGAAGGCGTTGACGTGATCATGATGGCCCCCAAAGGTCCGGGTCACACCGTACGCGGCGAATACGTCAAAGGCGGCGGCGTTCCCTGCCTGGTAGCCGTTGACACCGACGCAACCGGCAAAGCGCTGGAAATCGGCCTGTCGTACTGTTCGGCCATCGGTGGCGGTCGTTCGGGCGTTATCGAAACCAACTTCCGCGAAGAGTGCGAAACCGACCTGTTCGGCGAGCAAGCTGTTCTGTGCGGCGGTATCGTTGAACTGATCCGTTGCGGTTTTGAGACTCTGGTTGAAGCCGGCTACGCGCCCGAAATGGCTTACTTCGAGTGTCTGCACGAGACCAAGCTGATCGTTGACCTGATCTATGAAGGCGGCATCGCCAACATGGACTACTCGATCTCGAACACTGCAGAATACGGCCAGTACGTCACCGGCCCGCGCATCCTGCCTTATGAGGCCACCAAGAAGGCCATGAAGGAATCGCTGGAAGACATCCAGACCGGTAAATTCGTGCGTGACTTCATGCTGGAGAACGCCGTTGGTCAGCCGACCATCAAAGCGTCGCGTCGTCACAACGACGAGCACCAGATCGAGGTTGTCGGTAAGAAACTGCGCGACATGATGCCTTGGATCTCGGCTGGTAAGCTGGTTGACCAAGAAAAGAACTAA